Genomic DNA from Luteolibacter sp. Y139:
CCGCATGCGTTGCTGCTGGAGATCTTCACGCACGGTGGCATCGGCACCGAGGTGACGCGCTAAGCGGTGCGGCGCTTGAAGAGGCGCGCGACGACGAAGAGGAGCAGCGGCAGCACGAGCGCGAGGCGCTTCCAGGGGAAGGCGGGCTTGGTCGCGGGTGTGCTGGTGGATTGCGCGGCGGCGATTTCCGCGCCGGTGGCGAGCGGCGTATTCTGGCTCAGGACGAAGGGGGCGTAGCGTAGCACGGCGGCTTCGAATTCGTCGTCGTTCTTGGCCTTGGCGAGGAACTCGCGTTGGCATTGCCAGAGTGCTTGAGCCGGACGATCGGAGGCGAGTGCGAGCTGATAGAAACGCTCCATGAACTCGGGCGTGGAGCGGTCGGAGACTGGCCACAGGGCGACGACGACTTCGCGGGCACCGGCGAGGGCGAAGCCCCGGCGCAGGCCGAGCAGGCCTTCGCCGGAGACGGCGGTGCCGGCGCCGGATTCGCAGGAGGAGAGGGTGACGAGGCGGGTGCCTTGCAGCGGGAGCTTGGCGACCTCGGAGGGGAAGAGGAGGTCATCGTCCGGTGAGAAGAGCGGACTGTCTGCCTTTCTCAGCGCTGCTCCATGCAAGAGCAGGCCGCCGGCGTGGAGCAGGTCCGCGTGCTCGTCGAAGTCGAGGTCGGTGGCGGGTGACAGGTCATCCGCGAGGAAGAAGGCGTGGCAGCCCAGGTGCAGCACGGCGGGTGCTTTCGGGAGAGAGGCGAGTGCTTGTTCGCTGGCCTTTTCATTCCGCAGGAACTCGGAGCCGCGCGGTGCGAGCTTCTCCAGCCGGCTCATTTCGTCGGCGGTGCCCGGCATGTCGGCGAGGCTGGCGAGAAGTTCTAACAAAGGGTCATCGCCGGGAGGCTCTTTCGATTTCGGGAACTCCGAGACTCCTAGTAGTTCCCATGGCGATGAGGAGAGCTTCGTGGTTGCGGCGGGATTCAGGAGATCGCGGCCACTGGTGACGGTGGCGACCTGGAGGAAGCGCGAGCATAGCGGCTGCATGCCCTCATCCATCAGTGCGGGCAGGGGCAGGAAATGCAGCGCGCCGTCCGGGGAGAAGGCGATGTGCTGCGTCTCGGCGGGAAGCTCGCGGGCGATGGGTTCCCAGAATTTCTGATGAAGGGAGCGGAGGATGCCGCGGAGCTTCAGCGCGGGTGGTGGATTGCTTTTGCCAGCGAGGGCACTGGCCCGCCAGGCGAGGCGTTCGCGGAAGGCGGCGAGCCAGCGCTGGAGGTCCTCCTCGGTGCCTAGCAGCACCCACTTCGGCGGGCCCTGGGGAAGCAGGATGACGGCTCCGTAGGTGTCCGTGCCGTCGAGGGCGGTGAAGCGCGTGGCATCGACCAGCGCCGAGCCGGGTGCGAGTGACTTCTGCACCGTTTGCCAGTCAGGGACGGCATCGGTCTTGCCTCCGGAGAGCATGGCATCGAAGAGGCGTGCCTTCGTGGCGAGCAGAACATGAGCGATGCGCTGGGGATCGCCGGTGGCGCAGGGCAGGGAGACGAGATCGTGGCGCTGGAGGAAATTCAGCCGCTCCTGCTCGCTGCCGTGGCCGATGAGTTCATCGAGCACGGCGATGCCGAGTTCGGTGGCGCGGTCGATTTCCGGGGCGGCGGATTCGATCACCGAGATGCCGATGTTGGTGGCGCGATTGATTTCGGCCGCGGCATTGGGTGCGCCGGAGAGCAGCGCATTCCGGGCGAGATTGCGGGCGGTCTCGGCGGTCTGGAGGTGGATGCGGGGGAGGTGCTTCTCTTGGAGCGCTGCGGCCCGGCGCAGGGATTGTTCCGCGCCCTTGTAGTCGCCCTCGGCTTGTTGGGCGGCTCCCAGATTGTTCAGCGGAGTGATCAGCGAAGGGTGCTGGGGATCGAAGGATTTCTCCAACAGCGCCAGGGCCTCCGCGAAAGAGGCGCGGGCCTCCGAGGCATTGCCGGCGGAGAGATCGAGCGCGCCGAGGTTGTTGATGAAGGGGACGGCCCGGAAAGGGGTGTCGTGGTAAAAGGTGCGTGCTTCGCTGGCGGCTTCTTCCATGCCCTTGCGGGCTTCTTCGGTTTTTCCCAAGCGCAGGTTCGACAGCGCGAGCTGGCTGGAAAGCGAGAGGCGCAGCTCGGGATTCTCGAATTTGAGCGCGAGCGCCTCACGGAAAGTGTCCGCCGCACGGGCGTGGCTGCCGAGCACGTGGAGGTAGCGGCCGAGATTGCCGAGCCGGCGTGCCCGGGACTCGACGTCATCGGCCGGGGTGGCATCGAGCGCTTGGCGGAGCAGCTCGCCGGCTTCCGGGTAGTTTCCTTGGGCGAGGAGGTTGAGGGCGAGGTTGTCGGTGCCTTGTAGCCGCTCGGCTCCCTCAGGGCGGAGTTCGATGACTTGTCGAAGGTGTTTCTCGGCGTCCGTTCCTTTTCCGAGATCCTGCTCGGCCATGGCCAATGCCTCCAAGGCATCCGAGCGTCCCGCGGGGCTGTCGGTGGCGAGGCGCTCGACCGCGGTTTGCAGATGGGGAAGGGCCTCCTCCGCCTTGCCGGCCTGTCGCTCGATGACGCCGAGCGCTTGCAGCGCGCGGCCGAGTTCGATGGCGTTTTCGTCCGAGGGTGCTTTTTGCCACGCCGCTTCCCAGTCGGCGACGAGAGCTTCGAGTTCCTTTTCCGCCGCGGCCAAGTCGTTCGTATCGAGCGCACGGGCCGCTCCCATGCCGAGGATCAGCAGGGTGGCGAGAGCGCGACGAATCGGGGGCATCGGGGTTAGAAGCTACGTCGTTAACATCCCCGAAGTGTTCTCCGGTGACAAGCCTGCCAGCCAGTCTTCGCTTGAATACCCGCGCTTTGGGCGGAGTCTGAAATGCCATGAAAGTCGCTGCACTGATTCTTGCCCTGAGCTTGCCGGCTCTGGCCGACTGGAAAGACGATGTGACCCCGGCCACGCTGGGCCCTCAGCCGAAGCTGGTGCCGCAGGAGTTCGAGTACCGGCTCTCGTGGAATGGGATGGTGGATGCCGGAAAGCTCACCTTCACCTTCGGCAAGCCGGATCCGAAGTTCCCGACCGACTACGTGACGCGGGTGACGGGTGGCAGCACGGGCGTGGCTTCCAAGCTCTACAAGAGCGATATCGCCCTGATTTCACGGCTCGATCCCGCGACCCTGAGGCCGCGCGCGTCGGTGGGCGTGCAAAACGAAGGGGATGAAATCGTGACCACCCGCAGCACGTGGGCGGGCACCCAGGTGACCAGCGAGCACGTGACCAAGGTGGTCAAGACCGGTGTGGAGGCCAAGCTGGACAGCACTTTTGTGTTCACCCCGGTGCACGACATCGTCTCGGCGATGCTTCATGTCCGCAGCCAGAAGTTGGACAATGGCGACACGCTCACGATGCCGCTGATGCCTTTCAACAAGCCCTACCTGATGCGGGTAGAGGTGCTGGGGAGGGAGAAATTCGCCAACCGGGACACGATCAAGCTCTCGGTTTCCCTCCAAAAGATCGAGCCGAAGACCAAGACACTGCTGCCCTACAAGAAGATGAAGAGCACGACGATGTGGCTGTCCGACGATGCCAACCGGATCCCGGTGGAGCTGCGTTCGGAGGTTTTCATCGGCGATGTGCGGATGACCCTGGCCGGGGCGAAGAAGCTCTGAGTAGCGGTCGGTTGCCTCGACCACGTTTAATTGACGGCCGTTTGGCGTGCAAAACGCGTCAAGCACGTAGAACTACGCTAAAACACTCGCTTGCCATTTTGTCCGATTTTGGAAAAGATAAGTCAACCTTAGCCGGAAGTAAGTATTTCTAGTGCGAAATGCATGATTCCCAAGGGGTTCTGTTCCCTTCCCCCGATAGTAACCATGTCTTCGACCACGCCGGACGACCTAATGAATGCCTTGGCCACCGAGTTGGGGGCCTTGAATGAGGCAAGCGCGGAACGTCTCACGACCATCCTGCGCGGCCTGTTTGCCTGCATGCAGGATCTTAACAGCCGGCTTGCCGTGCTGGAGAGCCAGGCGGCGCTGCAGGCGAACGGGGAGAATTGATGGATCTGAAGCCCGGAGAACCGCGTTGGTCCTCCGGGCCCCATTGGGATCAGAGATACTTGTCGGTCACAGCGCCCTCGCTGGCGCTGGTCGTGAGCTTGGCATACTTCGCCAGCACGCCGCGGGTGTAGCGGGGAGCGGGCTGGGTCCAAGCGTCACGGCGGGCCTTGAGGGTGGCCTCGTCGAGATCGACGGAGAGGGTGTTGTTCACGGCGTCGATGGTGATGATGTCGCCGTCCACGAGCAGGCCGATGGGACCACCTTCGTGGGCTTCCGGGGTGACGTGGCCGACGACGAAGCCGTGGCTGCCGCCGGAGAAACGGCCGTCGGTGATGAAGGCGACCTTCTTGCCTAGTCCGCGGCCCATGATGGCGGCGGTGGGCCCGAGCATCTCACGCATGCCGGGACCGCCCTTCGGGCCTTCGCGGCGGATGACGATCACGTCGCCCTCGACGATCTCGCCGCCGAGGATGGCCTTCATGCCTTCGTCCTCGGAATCGAAGACGCGGGCGCGGCCGGTGAAGAGCTCGCCTTCCTTGCCGGTGATCTTGGCGACCGCGCCGCCGGGGGCGAGGTTTCCGTAGAGGATGCGGAGGTGGCTGTCCTTCTTGATCGGGTTGCTGACCGGGCGGACGATTTCCTGGCCTTCGGGGTAGTAGAGCTTCGAG
This window encodes:
- a CDS encoding CHAT domain-containing tetratricopeptide repeat protein, with the translated sequence MPPIRRALATLLILGMGAARALDTNDLAAAEKELEALVADWEAAWQKAPSDENAIELGRALQALGVIERQAGKAEEALPHLQTAVERLATDSPAGRSDALEALAMAEQDLGKGTDAEKHLRQVIELRPEGAERLQGTDNLALNLLAQGNYPEAGELLRQALDATPADDVESRARRLGNLGRYLHVLGSHARAADTFREALALKFENPELRLSLSSQLALSNLRLGKTEEARKGMEEAASEARTFYHDTPFRAVPFINNLGALDLSAGNASEARASFAEALALLEKSFDPQHPSLITPLNNLGAAQQAEGDYKGAEQSLRRAAALQEKHLPRIHLQTAETARNLARNALLSGAPNAAAEINRATNIGISVIESAAPEIDRATELGIAVLDELIGHGSEQERLNFLQRHDLVSLPCATGDPQRIAHVLLATKARLFDAMLSGGKTDAVPDWQTVQKSLAPGSALVDATRFTALDGTDTYGAVILLPQGPPKWVLLGTEEDLQRWLAAFRERLAWRASALAGKSNPPPALKLRGILRSLHQKFWEPIARELPAETQHIAFSPDGALHFLPLPALMDEGMQPLCSRFLQVATVTSGRDLLNPAATTKLSSSPWELLGVSEFPKSKEPPGDDPLLELLASLADMPGTADEMSRLEKLAPRGSEFLRNEKASEQALASLPKAPAVLHLGCHAFFLADDLSPATDLDFDEHADLLHAGGLLLHGAALRKADSPLFSPDDDLLFPSEVAKLPLQGTRLVTLSSCESGAGTAVSGEGLLGLRRGFALAGAREVVVALWPVSDRSTPEFMERFYQLALASDRPAQALWQCQREFLAKAKNDDEFEAAVLRYAPFVLSQNTPLATGAEIAAAQSTSTPATKPAFPWKRLALVLPLLLFVVARLFKRRTA
- a CDS encoding DUF3108 domain-containing protein translates to MKVAALILALSLPALADWKDDVTPATLGPQPKLVPQEFEYRLSWNGMVDAGKLTFTFGKPDPKFPTDYVTRVTGGSTGVASKLYKSDIALISRLDPATLRPRASVGVQNEGDEIVTTRSTWAGTQVTSEHVTKVVKTGVEAKLDSTFVFTPVHDIVSAMLHVRSQKLDNGDTLTMPLMPFNKPYLMRVEVLGREKFANRDTIKLSVSLQKIEPKTKTLLPYKKMKSTTMWLSDDANRIPVELRSEVFIGDVRMTLAGAKKL